Within the Achromobacter spanius genome, the region GGTCATCAACAGCAAAACCGCCGCCGTCCAGGGCCACGCCAACACGGCGCCAGGCGCGGTCAAACGATTCGGCCACCAGCAAGGACGTGCCTTGACTGCGAACGTCTTCCTGCACCGCAGGCTTTTGCGGCGAGGCTTCCGCCTGCTGCACCAGCTTGCGGGCGCTGTCCACGTCGGAGCCCAGATAGACCAGCATGCGGGCAAGCATGGCGGCGTTCAGGCCCGGATCTTCCTGGCCGTTTTGCCATTGCACCTGGCCACCGTCGGCGCCAACGCGCTTTTCAAGCATCTGGCGATGGCTGACATAGACCTCGGTGTGGCCGTCGACGCGTTCGACGCGGGTGCGGAATTTCTCGCGCTCGCCGCTATCCCAAGCCGATTCCAACACGGCGCCCAGCGCTTGGCGCAGCCAGCTTTCCGGAATTTTGGCGCGGTTTTCCGCCCAGTCGGTTTCGATCAAACCGGCGGCCGGGTTGTTGTTGGCAACGGTAAAGCCGTTTTCAGTCCAGAAGTCGACCAAACGGGGGAAGACTTCTTCCGGCGGGCGCTCCACCACCAGCCAGCGCAGGTCGCCATCGCGCTCAACCCGCATGTCTTGGCGGTCGGGCAATACGTTGCTGGTCTTCGGGGCGGTGGCTTGCGCCTGGCCCTGCTGCTGGAATTGCGAGTACGTCGTCGAGCCCGACGCCGGCGCGCGATAACGCGGGTCGCTATTGGCCTGAGTCAGATCCGGCGGGATGCTCAGAGGCTCCCCACGCTGGGTGACGGCGCTCTTGTAGTCGACAGATTCTTCATTGCCCAGGAATTCATTGACCTCGCTGCAGCCGGCCAACAACACCAGAGACATCAATGCCGACAAACCGGCATGACGTTTGTTCATACGTATCCTCACGATATTTAGAGCAGACCCGTTTCCTGGAGCGCGCGACGCACGACTTCGTGGTTCTGCGTACCCAGTTCAACCAGCGGGAGCCGGTAGCCCAGTGCGCTGCGGCCCATTTCGGCCAACGCCCACTTGACGGGGATGGGATTGGCTTCAACGAACAAAGCCTTGTTCAGACGGGCCAGATAGGCATTAAGTTCACGCACCTTCGGCACGTCGCCCGCCAGCGCGGCGGCACAGAGGTCGCGCATGAGCTTAGGGGCCACGTTGGCGGTCACGGAGATATTGCCGCGCGCGCCCAGCAGGATCAGGGCGGCGGCGGTGGGGTCATCGCCACTGAAAACCTGGAAGTCGGCAGGCGCTTCACGCAGCAGCAGGCCACCGCGGGCGATGTCGCCGGTGGCGTCCTTGATGCCGATGATGCCGGGCACCTGCGCCAGGCGCAGGACCGTTTCATTGGACATGTCGGCCACGGTGCGGCCCGGCACGTTGTACAGAATGGTGGGCAGGTCCACGGCTTCCGCGATGGTGCGGAAGTGGCGGTACAGGCCTTCTTGCGACGGCTTGTTGTAATAAGGAACGACCGACAGCCCGGCATGCGCACCCACGGCCTTCGCGTGGTTGGCCAGATGAATGGCTTCGTCGGTGGAGTTGGCGCCCACGCCAGCGATGACCGGGATGCGGCCCGCGGCATGTTCCACCGCAACACGGATCAGTTCCGCGTGCTCTTCCATGGACACCGTGGGTGATTCCCCGGTGGTGCCCACCACCACGAGCGCGTCGGTTCCTTCCTGGACGTGCCAGTCGATCAGGGACCGGTAGGCTGCGTAGTCCAAGCTGCCGTCGGGCTGCATGGGAGTGACCAGGGCCACCAAGCTGCCCTGGAAATTAACGCCTGCGGCGGTTGCAGGGGATGCCATAAATGTAGGGCTCCAACGCCCCGCGGCAGGATGCCCCAGGGCCAGAATCAAGGAAACCGCTGAGTTTAACGGATATTGGATGAAATCCTACAGAAACCACTGAACGATAGTCGTTCCAAGTTCATACACCGGCCGCATCAAAAGCCAGAGCACATCGGTGACCAGCAACACGATGACAATCACCAGCCCGTAGGGCTCGATTTTCGAATATTGCCAGGCCAGGCGGTTGGGCAGCAGGCTGAACAGGATGCGTCCCCCATCCAGCGGCAGGATCGGCAGCAGGTTAAGCGCCATCAACACCAGGTTGATATTCACGCCCGCCACGCCCATCTGGAACCAGAAGGATTCCTGCATGCCGGATTCCAGCATCATGCGTAGTGAAAACGCCCACATGATCGCCATGACCAGATTCGCGGCCGGCCCCGCCAGCGCCACCCACAACATGTCGCGCTTGGGCCGGCGCAAGCGCCCGAAGTCCACCGGCACGGGCTTGGCCCAGCCAAACAGCATGCCCGGGCTGCCCAACAGTTTGGACGCCAGCAAAATGGCCATGGGCACAAGCAGCGTGCCGATCGGGTCGATATGCCGCGCCGGATTCAGGCTGACGCGGCCCGCTTCATAAGCGGTGGGATCGCCGAACATGCGCGCCACGTAACCGTGAGCGGCTTCGTGCAGCGTGATGGCGAAAATGACCGGGATCGCGTAGACGGCAATGGTTTGAATGAGGTCGTTCATGGCGAACCGGATTGTAGATGAACCGCGTGCCGGCGGCAGCCGGCACGCATGGGTAATGCTGGAAAAGGGGAATCAGGCAAGGCCGAGCGTGGCCGGGTCGCCGCGGCCCACGCGCACCACGACGGGATCGTCGCTGGTCAGGTCGATGACGGTGGTGGGTGACTGCGGGCAGGCGCCCGCGTCGATGATGGCGGCCAGATCGTGGTCGTAGCGTTCGCGGATGGCTTCGGCGTCGTTCAACGCGTCGGTTTCGTCCTTGGGAATCAGCGTGGTGGAAAGCAGCGGCGCGCCGACTTGCTCCAGCAGGCCAAGCATTACGAGGTTATCGGGCACGCGAATACCGATGGTCTTGCGCGACGGGTGCGATACGCGCCGCGGCACTTCCTTGGTGGCTTCAAGAATGAAGGTCCACGGCCCCGGCGTGGCAGCCTTCAACAAGCGGTATTGCTTGTTGTCGACCCGCGCGAAATGGCCGATTTCGGCCAGGTCACGGCACAGCAGCGTCAAGTGATGTCTTTCGTCCAGACCGCGTAGCCGGCGCAGGCCGTCCGCGGCGTCTTTGTCGTCCAGCCGCGCGACAACGGCGTAGCTGGAATCGGTGGGTACGGCCACGAGGCCCCCATCGTTCAGCCATTGGGCTGCCTGCTTGAGCAGGCGAGGTTGAGGATTCGCAGGATGAATAGATAAATGCAGAGCCATGGGATTATCCTAACACTCTTGAATGCCGCCCAACGACGGGCGGCGATGCAAAATGGCGGGATGCCGACCCGCCCGGAGAAACAGTATGCGCCTCGATGACTCGCGCGAAAGCGACAACGTTGAAGACCGACGGTCTCGCGGTCCCCGTATCGGCGGACGAGGAACCATCGGCATCGGTACGATAGTACTTGCCTTGGTGGCCATGTACTTTGGCGTGGACCCCAGCGTGGTCCTGCAGATGGCCGAAGGCCCGCCCGCCACGCAGCAAGCGCCCGCGACCCAACCGCCCGCCAACGACCCGCAAGCGCGCTTCGTGGCCAAGGTGCTGGGTGAAACCGAAGACACCTGGGCCGCCATCTTTCAAAAAGACCTGAACCGCCAGTACGTCGCGCCCAAGCTGGTGCTGTTCCGTGGCGCCACGCCCACCGCCTGTGGCACGGGCCAGTCCGCCATGGGGCCGTTCTACTGCCCGGGCGACAGCAAGGTGTATATCGACCTGGCGTTCTTCGATGAATTGCAGAACCAGTTCAAGGCGCCGGGCGATTTCGCGCAGGCCTATGTGATCGCGCACGAAGTCGGACACCACGTGCAGCATCTGCTGGGCATTTCGGATCAGGTGGATCAACTGCGCCGCCGCAACCCGGCCCAAGCCAATGCGTTGTCGGTGCGGGTGGAGTTGCAGGCCGACTGCTTTGCCGGCTTGTGGGCGCAGCGTGCCAATGCGGCTCGCAACATCCTGGAAGGTGGCGACGTCGAAGAAGCGCTGGGCGCGGCCACCGCCATCGGCGACGACCGCCTGCAAAAGCAGGCGCAAGGGTATGCCGTGCCAGACTCTTTCACCCATGGCTCATCCGCTCAGCGTGTGCGCTGGTTCAAGCGTGGCCTGGAAAGCGGCAACATCAAGCAATGCGATACGTTCGCGGCCAGCACGCTGTAGCCGTCGTCTGAACGCCCGATCCGCACCACCCTCCTTTGCTGTATATCCATACAGCAAAGGGTTTGCGCTGACTCCATCTTGTAAGATTACGCCCCCTCGCCCTGTTTGCGCGCATGAGTTCCTGCGCCATGCCGCGAGCGGTGCCGCGCATTCGGCGCGCAGTTCAAAGACCCTAGATCCGTTTTATGGCCAACAAGTTCGAACCGTTAATTACCGTTGATGAGGTGCAAGAGATCCTTGCCGAACCCAAGGAAACCGTAAAACCGATCGCCTGGCTGCCCAAGCCCGCCGCCAACAACATCCAGTGGATGGAGTTCAGCAGCGCCTGCAAGGTCAAGGGCGAAGTGCGCGACGACGTGATCTTTCGCGTCACCTACCGTGGCGCGCGTACGGTGGTGCACGGCCAGGCCACGATCTTCCTGACCGAAGCGTTCTGTGCCAGCCTGTTTGTCGGGCCGCACCGCGTGTTCGGCGTGGACACCGATGACTCCTTCCACACCAGCCTGGTGGGCGAAGGCCGGCCGCAGTTCCGCAAGCCGCTTGCGGACCGCAGCCACGAACATATCTGGGTGGACGAAGGCGAAGGCTATGCCGAGCCGATCGTGCCCGCCCTGCACAATATCGGCGCGCTGATGCAGTACTTCCTGCCGCGGGCGAACCTGACGCTAGTCGGCGGTTTTGCGCATCCCCTCAAAGGCCGCCAAATCGAACTGATCCTATGAGCAATTTTCTGGAAGCCTCCGGCTGGACCGTACTGCCGGCCGGTGAACACGCCATTCGCGCCGTCGCCCCCATGACCTTGGGGCTGGACGGCCAGCACGCGGCCTTCTTCATCGCGCACCCGGACGACGCCACGTTCTATCTGACCGACGCCTGTGAGACCTCGATGCACGCCTCCAGCTACGGCATCGAGATAGGCCCCAAACGCATCGACATGCTGAACGAAACGCCCGGCGTCAGCCTGGCGCATTTCGACCGCGACGGCGCCATCGTGGCAAGCGGCCCGAACGAGCAGTTACAGGAAGCCTTGTGGGACGCGGTGAAGCTGGCGATGGCGCTGTCGTTCCAATGCGCCAAGTGGATGCCCAAGTTCAGCCAACTGCGTTTTCGCGCCCAGGTGGGCCGCGCGCTGGCTGAAGGCGTGGGGGCAAACCGCATGGTCAAGGGCGCGCGCGCCAAGGGCAGCAGCGGCCACACGGCCGACTTCGCGTTCGCCGTCCGCGCGGCGGGCAGCACGGCGCTGACCTACATCGAACCGATTGCGCTGAAGGCCGGCAAGAAGATGGACTGGACGCAGGTCTATCAAACCCACGGCAAGATGTCAGACGTAAAGATGGCGGACGCGCGCAACTCGCGCATGGTCATCCTGGAAGACGGCGCCACGGCCGAGGAATTCAAAAAGGCCGTGACCATACTTGAGCAGTCCGCAACGGTGCAGACACTGGCCAAGACGCGCGATTGGCGGGAAGTCTTTTCCGGCTAGGACGGCATGTTCGTCAGGCCGTCGACGATTTCGCGGCCATGCAAGATGGCCGCGTGCACGGCTTCGCGTGGACTGTAGACAAATCCGCCGTCCGCAAAGCGCGGAACCGGATATTCGTCACCGCCTTCCAGCACGGCGCCTGCCTGAACCACCATTACCGATGCGATGAATACGGGGCCGCTGGGCAACGCTGGAATTTCAGCGTCCGCGCCCCGGGACACCTTGGCCGTCAGCCGGTATCCCTTGTAGATCAAGTTGTTTTGATGCACTTTCGGATGCCCTCGTTCTGCGGGTCAGCATACCTCGACCGTTCATGACAGTTCAGATATGTTTTGTAACCTCGGCAGTTAATAGAAACACTGTTGCATGGCAATAATTGCGTCCCCGTTTCTAGGCGGTCACCTCGTGGCGCGGGGTGGTGAACGCAATGGCAAGCCTGGCGCGGCTTTTCGGCTGGCGCTGCTTTTTGTCACGCGTTCGCGCCAAACGAATTACAGGGATTTCCCTAGGCCCTGTTGCGAAAGCGCATCTATGGACGAAATCATCCCTGTTGCCTGCATGTAATCGGACAGATCCCAGCCACGCCCCAGCATGATCATCCGGGTGTGCAGATCTGCAAGCACCTGAGCCTGTACCTGCTTGCCCAGATAGCGCAATTGCTTGCGCCGCAAATCCACGAAGCCCAGCTCGTAGTCGCGCGCCAGGCCCATCCATAGCCGATGTGCGCCAGGCGATTGGCGCGCGCCGCTGATGATGCACAAGCCCGCGTCCAGCCCCCAGCGGTAGACCGCCGTGGCCAGCCCCATGCCCTGATACGGCGCGGCGTATTTGGAATGCGGCGCGCGCACGAAAGGGTCTGCCCGCTTGCCCACTTCAATCAGCCGGTTGAAGACGGTGTAGCCCGCCACGCGGTCGCGCTGCACGTCCACCACATACACGTAGTATTCGCCGTCGGCTTCGCGGTAGCGCAGCACGATGCCCGGAATATCCGTTTGCACCTGCGGCAGTCCGTGCAAGCGATCCGAAGGCCGCTGCATCCGCGCGTGGATGGCATCGAGTTCACGCTCGACCTCTTCTGGCGCGTGATTGACGTCAATGCGAAGCTCCGTGACGAAACGGGTGGATAAACGAAATGCGTGCAGCGCCAACGTAGGCAAGGCCCCCTCCTGACGAAAGTTGATAAGGCTAATGAGAAAACCAGGGGAAAAAAACAATGCTCAAGAAGACTTGAACGTAAACAAGCCGACGAAAAAAAAGCCGCATTCGCGGCTGGAATGACAATGTTCAATGCGCCGTCATCGGCTCAAACCGAGAACGCGATAAACGAAGGCTTGCAGGCTATGCCGCGGCATGCGCGTCCCCCAGCAATCCATCATGGGCGGCCTGCGCATCCGGTGCGCCAAAGAAAGCCGGGAACTGCCGCGCGCCTTTTCGCGTAACCGCCAGCGCGCGCGAATCAAGGCTCTTTTCGATCCAGCCGCGCTCCACCAACGCGTTCAGCAAGGCCGCGCCCAGCGCGCCGCCCAGGTGCGAACGACGCTCGCTCCAGTCCAGGCAGGCGCAGGCAAAGCGGCGGCGGCGCTGCCGCGCTTGCGCAACGTCCACGCCGACCTGCGCCAGCGACGCCTCGCCCAGCGGGGTCAGTGTGTAGTCGCGGCCATCAGCCGTCAGCCAGTGGCGCGCGACCATGGCGTCGTGGATCCGCACGGCCAGCGTGCCGGCCATATGGTCATAGCAGGTGCGGGCTTCGCGCAGCGCGGACGGCGTATTGGGCTTGAAGGGCACGCGCTCGGCGCCCGCCACCACCAGCAAGGCTTCCAGCGCATGTCCCACTTCGCCGTTGGCCAGGCGATAGTAGCGATGCTTGCCTTGCACAGCCATGTCGACCAAACCCTGTTCACGCAGGCGCTGAAAATGGCTGCTGGCTGTGGACGCGCCGATATCGGCGGCGGCGGCCAGCTCGGTTGCGGTGCGCGCGCGCCCGTCCAGCAGCAGGCACAGCATGCGGGCGCGGGCGGGGTCGGCAATGGCGCCCGCCACGGCCGAGAGATTGATGTCGGCGAACTCGGATTCCATGATTCGCTATAGACCAAAGTGTTGTGTGCAGAGCGTAAGCATACTTCGGGACATCCCAACAAAACATCCCGATCATTCCGAAAATCATGTCTACATCGTCCGCGTTCTTCGGTTGGAAAGTCCTTGCCGCCACGTTCGTGCTGGCCATCTTTGGCTGGGGCGTGGGCTTCTATGGCCCGCCCGTATTCCTGCATGCCGTGGTGCAACGCACCGGCTGGAGCGTGGCGCTCGTGTCCGGCGCCGTCACGCTGCACTTTCTAAGTGGCACCGTGGTCGTCGCCAACCTGCCCCGCCTGTACCGCCGCATCGGCGTGCCGCAGGTCACCTTCGGCGGCGCGGTGTTGCTGGCGCTGGGTGTGACCGGGTGGTCAATGGCCGTGGCGCCGTGGCAGTTGTATGGCGCCGCGATGTTGAGCGGCATGGGCTGGGTGGCCTTGGGCGCCGCGGCCGTCAATGCGCTGATCGCCCCCTGGTTCGTGCGGCGGCGGCCGGCCGCGCTGGGCATGGCCTATAACGGCGCCAGCGTGGGCGGCATTGTGTTCTCGCCGCTGTGGGTGTTTTTGATCGCGCAGGCGGGCTTTGCCCACGCCGCCTGGTGGGTGGGCGCGGTGATGGTGCTGGTGATTGCGCTGCTGGCGCGCAAGGTGTTCGCGGTCACGCCGCAGCAACTGGGCCAAATGCCGGACGGCGACGACGCCGCCATGCCTGTTGCCGCGTCGTCCGCACCCCTGCCCCGCGTTCCGCGCCTGTGGCACGACCGCGCCTTTCTGACGCTGGCGGGTGGCATGGCGCTGGGGCTGTTTGCCCAGATCGGGCTGATCGCGCATCTGCTGTCGCTCTTGGCGCCGTTGCTGGGTGCGCAAACGGCCGGCATCGCAATGGGCCTGGCCACGGCTGCCGCCATCGCCGGCCGCACCATCGTGGGCGCGGTGATGCCCGCCGGCGCGGATCGGCGAGTGGTCGCGTGCGTGGCCTACGCCGTGCAAATCTGCGGGTCGCTCACGCTGATGCTGGCGGCCGAGCATCAATGGGCGGTGTGGGTGGGTGTGATCCTGTTCGGGTCGGGCATCGGCAATGCCACGTCCTTGCCGCCGTTGATCGCGCAAACGGAATTCGCGCGCGAAGACACCATGCGGGTGGTGCCGCTGATTGTCGCCCTGTCGCAAGGCGCCTACGCCTTCGCGCCCGCGCTGTTCGGCCTGCTGCGCGCCGTGCTGGACGCAGGCGGTCAGGCGATGATCGGCTTTCTGGCGGTGGCGGCCTTGCTGCAGGGCGCGGCCATCCTCTGCTTTGCGGCCGGGCGTGGCCACGCGGCGGCGCGCGTGGCGCCGCCTGCCGCCACTGCCGCCTCTGCCGCCTCTGCCCCCATCAAGCCGGCGGCCCCCGGCGCGCCACCAGCGCGGCCATGACCGCGTCGCCGGCTTCGTTGGCCAGCCCTTGCGCCACGCCCTCGCGGTCGGCCGGCGTCCGGTTCTGGCTGACCTTCCATTTGCCTTCGATGCGCGATATCGGGATCTCGACCCCGACAATGGCCCGCATCTGCGCCGCGATGAATGCCGCCGGCGCCTCGTCCACGCTCCAGGGTTGCACGCGCGCTTTTTCCTGGCTGGCGGTCAACGCGTCCAACTGCGCGCGCAACCAGGCCGGATCCTCCTGGATCACGGGCGTGCCCCACACATGCACCGCCACGAAATTCCACGTGGGCACCACCTTGTGCGTCTCGGCCTTGGTGGCGTACCAGGACGGCGTGATGTAGGCCTGTGGCCCATGGAATGCAATCAGGCATTCCTGCCCTGCCGCCAGATGCGCAAGCTGCGGATTGGCGCGCGCCACATGCAGGCGCAGCACGCCATGATCGCCTTCGGGATAGAGCAGACAGGGGATATGGTTGGCCATCAAGCCGCCCTCGCCGCTGGTCATGACGACGCCCAGCGGATGGGCGCGGATAAATTCGTGCTGGACGGCAAGATCGTCTTCACGGAAAGCGGATGGCAGGTACATGGCTGTCTGGCGTTGTCAGGAAAAAACACAACATAACGCCATCGTGGCCCCATGCACAGGGCCATCGCCTTACCGTTTTATGGAGCCACCCAGGGGCGCCCCGCCTGCTGGACTGGCTTATCGTCGGACGCGCTCGTAGGCCTGGTTCATGCGCTCCCGAGCCTCGGTTTCGCGCGCAAAGGCGCGATCGTAGCTTTCCAGACATCCCGGGGTGGGGTTCGGCCATTTGATTGCGGCGATGGCTGTCGTGAGCTCGTCGCGCGCACGCTGCCAGGCTTTGACAGCGGCGTACCATTCCTTGGCGGTGTCCATAGTGATCCCCCTACGTGCACGCTTTCAATCGTAGCGCCGCCTACCGCCGCAGCCGCGTTGTTCTCCCTGAAAAAAATGGATGAGCTCCAGTTCCTGACAGGGTTTACCCGCCGAAGACGCTTGCCGGAAGTGTTGCCGACGGCATCGCATCGCTGCGTTCGCAATCTGCGTAAAATTCGGCAGCTCCGACGGAGCACAAGGCAACCATGCGGCAATGGAATGCACCGGGATCGACACGCTGAGCAACACCCGGGCCATCTCTTAACGAACCGCGCATGGACTGCCAGCACACAGCGTTCCGGACCGCGATATGCCAGCTTGCCGCAAGCGGGGAACCTTGCAGGCGCCGCCCCGGTCCTAGCCCCGAGTTTTTTTTCAAGAATCACGATGTGATGAATATTGACGTCAACCCTCACTTACCCACAGCCACGGCTAATGCTACTGTTCCGCCTGTGCAAGGAGTACATGCAATGGATCAGAAAACGAAGCCCTGGGCCTTTCCCAAGCCTCATCCGGAAAACACCCCACGCGGTGAGCGCAACAAACAGGAGTTCGACGCTCCTGCCGAAGTCAAGAAACCCGCGCCTAAACCGCGCGCCAAAAAAGAACCGCCGGCCACAAGCCGGGCGCGTTCCTGATGCTGCCGGCCAGGACGCACGCCGCCCGCGCGGCGTTGTCCGTCCCATGCCGGCTCCACCGCCACCCGTTGCCCTGACGGACCCCGCGTCGACACCCCCACGACGCAATTGACGGTTCAAATCAAGCCCGGCCATACTCTGGCGGCCTCGACCGCTCAGGGATCCCATGACCGCTTCCATCCTGCTTGGCATCACCATCATGCTGGTCGCATCTTGGGGCGCGCTGGCCTTATGGATACGCGCGCCCTTGGCCCCCATGGCAAGGGGCTTGCTGACGCTGGCCTGGTTGATGCTGGCCTTGGCGGCCTTGGCCGCATTGGCCTGGCCCGCATGGCGTGCCGCCGGCTACGGCTTCGCGCTAGCCACGCTGGCGTTGCTGCTCTGGTGGCGCGGCATCCGCGCGTCAAACGATCGAAGATGGATCCCGGAAGTTTCACGCCAAACGTACGGCGAGATCGACGGCGACCAGGTCACGCTGCACAACGTGCGCAACTTCGACTGGCGCAGCCGCACCGACTTCACGCCCCATTGGGAAACCCGCCGCTACGCGCTCAACGCGTTGCAATCCGTGGACGTGGCGCTGTCGTACTGGGGCCGCCCGGCCATTGCCCACGCCTTGGTGTCGTTTGGTTTCGGTGATGATCAATACGTGGTGTTCTCGGTGGAAATCCGCCGCAAGGAAGGCGACCGCTTTTCCGAGATAGGTGGCTTTTTCAAGCTGTACGAGCTGAGCCTGATTGCCTCCACCGAAGAAGACAGCCTGCGCGTACGCACCAACGTGCGTGGCGAAGACTGCTACCTGTACCGCATCCAGATGCCGCCGGAAGATGCGCGTTCGTTGTTACTGGCGTATGTGGACCGCGCGAACCGGCTGCGCGACACGCCCCGCTTCTATCACACGCTGACGGCCAACTGCACCACCATCGTGTTCCAGATGGCGCGGCGCATCGTGCCGGGACTTCCGCTGGACTACCGCCAGCTGGCATCCGGCTACCTGCCCGAGTATTTCTTCGACCTGCACGTGCTGCAAGGCGCGGACAGCGCCGAGCAGTATCGCGAGCGGGGCCGCTACACCGACCGGGCACGCGCTCATGGGGATGCCCCGGGGTTTTCTCGAATCATCCGGCAGGACGTGCCGGGCATTGGTCCTTCGTAGCTTTTTTGCAGACGCACCATGACGACATTGAAGCGCCAGACGCTGCGTCTTTGCATTACTTCGCGGCCTTCTCCGCTGCCTTGGTCGCGGCCGGCGTGGCCCTGAACGACACGCCCAGACGATTGAAGGCGTTCATCAGGCCGATCGCGTAGGTCAGGTCCGCCAGTTCCTTGTCGTTGAATTCAGCGGCTGCCGCGGCATAGTCCTCGTCCGGCACGCCGGTATCGGCCACGCGCGTCACGCTTTCCGCCCAGGCAAACGCCGCGCGTTCCTGCTGCGTGAACACGGCGCCCGCTTCGTGCCACACCGGCACCAGCACCAGCTTGTCCACGGTCACGCCCTGCTTGATCAGGTCACGCGAATGCATGTCGATGCAGTAGGCGCAGCCATTGATCTGCGACACCCGCAGAAAGACAAGGTTGACCAAGGTCTTGGGCAGCCCGCAGTCATGCAGGTAGGCGTATACCGCGCCGAAGGCTTTGTAACCGTCGGGCGAAGCTTGGGCGTAGTCGAGGCGAGTGCTCATGGTGAATCCTGGATAGAGATATTTCAGAACCGCTATCGTGCACCTGCCTGGCCCAGCCGGATAGAGCCATAAATCGCAATATGGACTAGGTCATGACGGCGCACCGCCGCACAGCTTGCGCCAGACGGCATTGCCGTCCCGGATCTGCCGGCGAATAGAAGCCGGCGTGGCATCCACCTGCGCCGCCTCATCGAAATAGATCGGCCGCGCGTGCTCGCAATATTCAACGCCCACCCGGGCCGGCGCCACGCACCCAGTCACGCTTAAGCTCATCAGCAATGGCAGCGTCATCCATACGCGCCGTCTGGTCCTGAACATTCTTTACCTCCTGCCGAGCCTGATCGGCCTGCCGGTTGATTTGCGTGTCGCGCTGCTCGCGCTCGGCGCTGCGGCCGACGCTGCGTCCACGCAGGTAGGCCAGCAAAAACACAGCGGTCGCAGCCAACGCGGCCATCGCCATCCCCGTGAAACGCTCAAGCCAGGCGCGCATGTTCGACCTCCATCGTGGACAAGGCTTGTGCATACAACACTGGCCACGTCTGCGGATGCGGCTTACCCGGACGCCAGGTGCGCAGGTACAGCGCCCAAGCGCCGTCGGCATCGCCCACAGCGGGCAAACGCAACGGGTCCGTCCACAGCAACAGGCGCGCAAACGCGGCGGCGAGGATGTCGTCCGTTTCCAGGGCAGCGTGGACGGTTGCGGAGGCCGGGGCAACCCGACGGGCCGCGCAAATCCGCAGGGCGTTTTCGCGGCTGGTGGGATGCATCAACACGCCCCGCACGCCGCCGCTACGCTCGAACTGCCAGAACCCGCGCGCCGGTCCACCGACCTGGCGGCGATGCTGAAAGCGGCTTTCCTGCAAGCCGATGGCAAGGAGCAGGACGCGGGCTTGAGGCGTGTCCATGGCCGACGGAAGCAGCGCGAGCGCGGGCACGATGGCGGCATGGGTGATGGCATCAAGATCCATGGTTGTTCCCCCCGCCCCGCCGATGCACGCCGACGCCGAACAGCTTGCGGCGCGCATCCGCCAACCATTCCAGCACACCCTTTTTCCGCATGCTGGCCATCCAGCGCATATAGGCTCCCAGCACCCACCACGCGGGCAGGCCAGC harbors:
- a CDS encoding ArsR/SmtB family transcription factor, with amino-acid sequence MESEFADINLSAVAGAIADPARARMLCLLLDGRARTATELAAAADIGASTASSHFQRLREQGLVDMAVQGKHRYYRLANGEVGHALEALLVVAGAERVPFKPNTPSALREARTCYDHMAGTLAVRIHDAMVARHWLTADGRDYTLTPLGEASLAQVGVDVAQARQRRRRFACACLDWSERRSHLGGALGAALLNALVERGWIEKSLDSRALAVTRKGARQFPAFFGAPDAQAAHDGLLGDAHAAA
- a CDS encoding site-2 protease family protein, with the translated sequence MNDLIQTIAVYAIPVIFAITLHEAAHGYVARMFGDPTAYEAGRVSLNPARHIDPIGTLLVPMAILLASKLLGSPGMLFGWAKPVPVDFGRLRRPKRDMLWVALAGPAANLVMAIMWAFSLRMMLESGMQESFWFQMGVAGVNINLVLMALNLLPILPLDGGRILFSLLPNRLAWQYSKIEPYGLVIVIVLLVTDVLWLLMRPVYELGTTIVQWFL
- a CDS encoding N-acetyltransferase, which translates into the protein MPTLALHAFRLSTRFVTELRIDVNHAPEEVERELDAIHARMQRPSDRLHGLPQVQTDIPGIVLRYREADGEYYVYVVDVQRDRVAGYTVFNRLIEVGKRADPFVRAPHSKYAAPYQGMGLATAVYRWGLDAGLCIISGARQSPGAHRLWMGLARDYELGFVDLRRKQLRYLGKQVQAQVLADLHTRMIMLGRGWDLSDYMQATGMISSIDALSQQGLGKSL
- a CDS encoding DUF1828 domain-containing protein yields the protein MSNFLEASGWTVLPAGEHAIRAVAPMTLGLDGQHAAFFIAHPDDATFYLTDACETSMHASSYGIEIGPKRIDMLNETPGVSLAHFDRDGAIVASGPNEQLQEALWDAVKLAMALSFQCAKWMPKFSQLRFRAQVGRALAEGVGANRMVKGARAKGSSGHTADFAFAVRAAGSTALTYIEPIALKAGKKMDWTQVYQTHGKMSDVKMADARNSRMVILEDGATAEEFKKAVTILEQSATVQTLAKTRDWREVFSG
- a CDS encoding L-threonylcarbamoyladenylate synthase — translated: MALHLSIHPANPQPRLLKQAAQWLNDGGLVAVPTDSSYAVVARLDDKDAADGLRRLRGLDERHHLTLLCRDLAEIGHFARVDNKQYRLLKAATPGPWTFILEATKEVPRRVSHPSRKTIGIRVPDNLVMLGLLEQVGAPLLSTTLIPKDETDALNDAEAIRERYDHDLAAIIDAGACPQSPTTVIDLTSDDPVVVRVGRGDPATLGLA
- the dapA gene encoding 4-hydroxy-tetrahydrodipicolinate synthase, which codes for MASPATAAGVNFQGSLVALVTPMQPDGSLDYAAYRSLIDWHVQEGTDALVVVGTTGESPTVSMEEHAELIRVAVEHAAGRIPVIAGVGANSTDEAIHLANHAKAVGAHAGLSVVPYYNKPSQEGLYRHFRTIAEAVDLPTILYNVPGRTVADMSNETVLRLAQVPGIIGIKDATGDIARGGLLLREAPADFQVFSGDDPTAAALILLGARGNISVTANVAPKLMRDLCAAALAGDVPKVRELNAYLARLNKALFVEANPIPVKWALAEMGRSALGYRLPLVELGTQNHEVVRRALQETGLL
- the ypfJ gene encoding KPN_02809 family neutral zinc metallopeptidase — protein: MRLDDSRESDNVEDRRSRGPRIGGRGTIGIGTIVLALVAMYFGVDPSVVLQMAEGPPATQQAPATQPPANDPQARFVAKVLGETEDTWAAIFQKDLNRQYVAPKLVLFRGATPTACGTGQSAMGPFYCPGDSKVYIDLAFFDELQNQFKAPGDFAQAYVIAHEVGHHVQHLLGISDQVDQLRRRNPAQANALSVRVELQADCFAGLWAQRANAARNILEGGDVEEALGAATAIGDDRLQKQAQGYAVPDSFTHGSSAQRVRWFKRGLESGNIKQCDTFAASTL
- the bamC gene encoding outer membrane protein assembly factor BamC codes for the protein MNKRHAGLSALMSLVLLAGCSEVNEFLGNEESVDYKSAVTQRGEPLSIPPDLTQANSDPRYRAPASGSTTYSQFQQQGQAQATAPKTSNVLPDRQDMRVERDGDLRWLVVERPPEEVFPRLVDFWTENGFTVANNNPAAGLIETDWAENRAKIPESWLRQALGAVLESAWDSGEREKFRTRVERVDGHTEVYVSHRQMLEKRVGADGGQVQWQNGQEDPGLNAAMLARMLVYLGSDVDSARKLVQQAEASPQKPAVQEDVRSQGTSLLVAESFDRAWRRVGVALDGGGFAVDDRDRSAGDYFVRYVDTDTGEQNEQPGFFSRLFSGDKKAEAPQYRIHLAGSGEQTTVTVLDANGARDNSATAQRLLSVLKDKM